A segment of the Homoserinimonas aerilata genome:
TCGGGCCCGGCGATGTAACCGTCGAGCGAGACGCTCATCGCATACGTCACTTTGCGCATCCGGAACCTCCAGCTTGGTGGAGCGATTCTAAGACCGGATGCTGCACATCGGGGCTCGAGCATGCGATTGGCGTACTTGAGCGCCGTGGGGCAACCTGCCGGGCGTGCTACTCCTCGCGCGGCATCAGTGCTTCGGCGATGGCGCCGAGCTGGTCGAGCTGTTCGTCGCTGAGGCGGTCGATGACGTTGGCGCGCACGTTGCGCACGTGCCCGGGTGCGGTGGCGACGACCTTGGTCCAGCCGAGTTCGGTGAGCGTCGCGTTGGTGGCGCGGCGGTCTTCTGCGCACTGGCTGCGGTCGATGTAGCCGCGCTTCTCGAGGCGTGCGACGACGTGTGAGAGGCGGGGGAGTGTCGCGTTGGTCATGTCGGCGAGGGCGGTCATGCGCAGGGTGCGGCCGGGCGCTTCACTGAGCATGGCGAGCACGTAGTACTCGAAGTGGCTGAGTTCGGCGTCGCGCTGCAGCTGACTGTCGAGCGCTCCGGGCAGCCGTTCGACGACGGCGACGAAGTTCTTCCAGGCGCGAAGTTGCCGCTCGTCGAGCCAGGGGGTGTCGTTCATGAAAACATTCTATCAAATAGTTGACGCTTCAAGTAAGTAGGCGTATATTGCTTGTAGCAACAATCAATCGGATGCCCCGCGAGTCGTGAACCCGACGAGGCGCAAAGGAGAAACTAATGAGCAACGTCACCATCATCGGAGCAGGCGGAATGGGTACCGCGATCGCCGGCATCGCAGCAAAGGGCGGAGCGCGCGTGCAGGTTCTCGCTCGCGACGCAGAGAAGGCCGCGGCCGCCGCCGCCGGTGAGCTCTCCACCGCAGGCGCCGTCGGCGACGCCATCACCGGCGACATCGTCGTGCTCGCCCTCCCGTACCCCGCAGTCGACGAGGTCCTCGCCGCCTACGAGGGCAAGCTCGACGGCAAGATCATCGTCGACATCACCAACCCGCTCGACTTCTCCACCTTCGACAGCCTGGTGGTTCCCGCGGACGGCTCCGCAGCATCCGAGATCCAGGCCCGCGTGCCCGGCGCGAAGGTTCTGAAGGCGTTCAACACGAACTTCGCCGCGACCCTCGCGACCGGTGAGGTCGGCGGCCACCCCGTCACCGTGCTCGTCGCGGGTGACGACGCCGACGCGAAGGCTTCCTTCGCATCCGTCGTCGAGGCCGGCGGCATCTCCGTCATCGACGCCGGCGCGCTCAAGCGTGCCCGCGAGCTGGAGGCCCTCGGCTTCCTGCAGCTGACGCTCGCCGCTGGCGAGAAGGTCACCTGGACGGGTGGCTTCGCCGTCGCGAAGTAACGCAACCTCTGCGCGAGAGGCCGATTCTCGCCCCAACGAAACTCGTTGGAGGCGAGAATCGGCCTTTCGCGGTTGCGGCCGATGCGCATACGATGCGCATACGCTGCGCTCCGCAGGAGAAACTCGCGCCACACCGACCGAAACGGGCCGCGGTGCGGCATGTCGACTCAAAAGTCCTGCAGAGCAGAAACATGTGGGCAACGAAAGAGATTCCGGATGCTCGGGGTCGCGAAAATGGCAGGCCCACTGCCGCTCTGGCGTCACTTCGCGAGCAGCGCGACCCTCTCGGGGTGCTCGTCGAACCAATGCGCCACGTACCAGCACATGGGCACGACGGCGCGGCCTGCCGCCTCCACATCGTCCACCGCGAATGCGACGATCTGGGCCGCGTAGCCCTTGCCGCGGTGCGCAGGATTCGTGAACGTGCGCGTCATGGAGACGCGGTCGCCGTTCACCCTGTAGTCGACCACGCTGACGATCTCGCTGCCGACGCGCAGGACGTAACGCTGAGCATCCGGCTCATGGGTGGCCTTCGGCTGGATGCCATCAGCGGTGTCGGTCATGGTCATGCCGCCTTCGCGAGGGCGCCCTCGATGAGCGCCACGATCTCGGGGTCGTCCGGCTTCATGGGCGGGCGGAAGCGGTGCACCTCGCCGCCGGGCAGGATGAGGAACTTCTCGAAGTTCCACACGATCGGGCCGCCCAGCCCGGCAGAATCCTTCGCCTTGTGCAGCTCCTTGTAGATGGGGTGCTTGTTCTTGCCGTTCACCTTCGTCTTCTCGAACATGGGGAAGGTGACGCCCCACGTCGTGGAGCAGTACTCCTGGATGTCTTCGGCAGTCTTCAGCTCCTGCGCGAACTGGTTGCTCGGGAAGCCCAGAACGGTGAAACCGCGCGGCCCGTACTTCTCCTGAAGCTGCTCCAACTGCTCGTACTGCGGCGCGAGGCCGCAGCGTGACGCCACATTCACCACCAGCACAACCCTGTCGCGGTAGTTGTCGAACGAGTCGGGGGTGCCGTCGATACGGGTGAGTTCGATGTTGTCGAAAGCCATGAGCCCAGCGTAGGCACGCATCCTGTGACCGTGCCGCATGTTGCTGGTCGAGGTGCGGTCTCGAGACTGTCGCCGTAGACGACGACACCTCGACCAGCGGATGCTGCCGGTGCGCGACACCTCGACCAGCGGATGCTGCGGCTAGGCCGTGACGACGATCGAGCCCAGGTTCGTGAACTGGGCTGAGATCTCGTCTCCGGCGTTCACGAAGACGGCGTCGGTCATCCCGCCGGTGAGCACGGTGTCGCCGGCCTTGATGTACTGGCCTCGGGCCGCGAGCGAGTTCGCTGCGAGGGCGAGGGCCTCGCCGGGGTGCCCCTGCACGGCAGCGCCGGTGGCGGTGTCGACGACTTCGCCGTTGATGCGCACGATGCAGGCCTCCAGCGCGAGGTCGAGATCGGCGGGGTCGTGCGCGATGTCGCCGATGTAGAAGCCGGCGGATGATGCGTTGTCGGCGATCACGTCGGGCAGTGCGAAGCTGAAGTCCTTGTACCTGCTGTCGATGAGTTCGAAGCCGGCCCGAACCTCTCCGACGGCGGCCATCGCCGCGTCGGCGGTCACGCCGGGGCCACGCAGGTCGTGCTTCATCGTGAACACGATCTCCGGCTCGATGCGCGGGTGGATGAACCGGCTCATGTCGACGGGAACTCCCGCCGGCAGGTGCATCCGCTGCGTGACGACGGCGGTCAGCGGCGAGTCGATGCCCATGCGCTTCTGCTTGGCGCGCGAGGTGAGCCCCAACTTCACACCCACGACGGTGTCGCCGTTGGCCACCTTGTCGCGGATGATGGCCTCCTGCACCAGGTATCCGGTCGGGATGTCGAGCTCGCTCCACTCGTCGGTGATGCGGGTCACGTCGCGGCGATCTGCTTCGGCGTCGAGCAGGTGGCGGGCGGCGCTGTCGATGGTCCAGCGGGTTGTGGGTGGCGTCGGGGCTGCCGGTGCGGCATCCGGTGTCTGCGTCTCGCTTTTCAGTGTCGTGCCGACGGCGAAGAAGTCGGGCTCCATCTCGTTGACCATCACGCGCACACTCGCCAGCGGTGCGCCGAGCGTTCGCGCCACTGTCTGGGCGACCTCTTTGATGCAGGTGGTGATGGCGCCGCGGTCGCGGCCCTTCACGATGCTGATCTGCACGATGGGCATCAGGGTTCCTCGTTTTCGTTGGGGTTGGTTGTGGTCTGGTCGGGCGCTTCGAAGCCGAAGTCGGCCGAGAGGCGGGCGGATGCTGCCAGCAGGGCGTCGATCGTCTCCTGCGCGGGAGGGTCGGGGAGGTAGTGCACCGAGCCGATGATGGCGAGGGTGCCGACGAGTGAACCTTTGGAGTCGCGCACGGGCGCGGCGATGGCGTTGACGCCGAGGTAGGTCTCTTCGGGCGCGGAGGCCCAGCCGCGGATGCGGGCTTGCGCGACGGCTTCGTCGAGCCGGGCCCGGTCGGTTATGGTCTGCGGCGTGCGCACCTCCGGGTCGAGGCTCTCCCAGGTTCGCAGCTGTTCGAGCGATCCGAACGCGAGCGCGATC
Coding sequences within it:
- a CDS encoding glutathione peroxidase, producing the protein MAFDNIELTRIDGTPDSFDNYRDRVVLVVNVASRCGLAPQYEQLEQLQEKYGPRGFTVLGFPSNQFAQELKTAEDIQEYCSTTWGVTFPMFEKTKVNGKNKHPIYKELHKAKDSAGLGGPIVWNFEKFLILPGGEVHRFRPPMKPDDPEIVALIEGALAKAA
- a CDS encoding fumarylacetoacetate hydrolase family protein, translated to MPIVQISIVKGRDRGAITTCIKEVAQTVARTLGAPLASVRVMVNEMEPDFFAVGTTLKSETQTPDAAPAAPTPPTTRWTIDSAARHLLDAEADRRDVTRITDEWSELDIPTGYLVQEAIIRDKVANGDTVVGVKLGLTSRAKQKRMGIDSPLTAVVTQRMHLPAGVPVDMSRFIHPRIEPEIVFTMKHDLRGPGVTADAAMAAVGEVRAGFELIDSRYKDFSFALPDVIADNASSAGFYIGDIAHDPADLDLALEACIVRINGEVVDTATGAAVQGHPGEALALAANSLAARGQYIKAGDTVLTGGMTDAVFVNAGDEISAQFTNLGSIVVTA
- a CDS encoding GNAT family N-acetyltransferase, with product MTDTADGIQPKATHEPDAQRYVLRVGSEIVSVVDYRVNGDRVSMTRTFTNPAHRGKGYAAQIVAFAVDDVEAAGRAVVPMCWYVAHWFDEHPERVALLAK
- a CDS encoding MarR family winged helix-turn-helix transcriptional regulator, translating into MNDTPWLDERQLRAWKNFVAVVERLPGALDSQLQRDAELSHFEYYVLAMLSEAPGRTLRMTALADMTNATLPRLSHVVARLEKRGYIDRSQCAEDRRATNATLTELGWTKVVATAPGHVRNVRANVIDRLSDEQLDQLGAIAEALMPREE
- a CDS encoding NADPH-dependent F420 reductase, with amino-acid sequence MSNVTIIGAGGMGTAIAGIAAKGGARVQVLARDAEKAAAAAAGELSTAGAVGDAITGDIVVLALPYPAVDEVLAAYEGKLDGKIIVDITNPLDFSTFDSLVVPADGSAASEIQARVPGAKVLKAFNTNFAATLATGEVGGHPVTVLVAGDDADAKASFASVVEAGGISVIDAGALKRARELEALGFLQLTLAAGEKVTWTGGFAVAK